GGCTGTGACTCCAGCCATGACTCCAGGGCAGACAGGCATGGTCTTGTCGCATCCAAGACCTCCCAGAACCAATCTGGAACTGGCCCCAATCCCGCTCACCCGCCCTGGCCGACCCTGAACAACTTCTGCCGGAATCGTAAGACAGAACCCGAAGCCGACCACGACCTCACTGCCCGCACCTCAACTCTGGGCCGCACAACCCTGAGCGGTTACTGGTTCTCAGACAGGCACTGACTGCAGCCCGGTACCCCCGGGTTGGTGACGACCGTGGCAACGCCGCACCGAAACGCGGGGCGGCCGTTGGCTTTCGCGTACGGGCCCCCTGAACGTCAGAGGGAGGACGCGATCAGCTGCCGCTCGTCGGCGTGCGTGGCGCGACAGCCCGCAGCGAGTACATGATCGGCAGGTAGGTGTCGCTGAAGGGGAACCGGTAGAGACCGTCGGCGCCTCGAGGCAGGATGTGGCGGCCGTCGGATTCCGTCTCCGTATGCTCTGCCAGCCGTTCCACAACCATGCCCGCCGAAGCGGCAGCAGTCACGATCTCACCGATCGAGTAGGGGAACTGCACCGTCTGCCGTGGCGCCGTCACGACGCTCGGATCCGCATAAGTGCCGGTCAGAGCGACGTGCTGAGCCTCGCCGCCGCCGTAGGGCCAGTCGGCCACGAAGGGTTCGAAGCTGAGGACGGTCTGGAAGGCCGGATGAATGTCCACCAGGACCAGCCGGCCTCCTGGCCTGAGCGCCCGCGCAGCCCCCCGCATCCACGCGTCGACATCCGCGATCCAGGACAACACGCCGTACGTGGCGACGACGACGTCGAACCCGGCCGCAAGGCTCTCGGGCAGGCGCTGGGTGTCCGCCACGACGAAGTCCGCGACCAGTCCCGCCTTTTCGGCGAGGTCCTGGGCACGGGTGATCGCTACGGGGGAGAAGTCGACTCCGGTGACCCTCGCGCCCAGGCGGGCCCAGTTCAAGGTGTCCATGCCGAAGTGGCAGTGCAGGTGGAGCAGATCCTTGCCCGCTACGTCACCGGCCAGTTCACGCTCGATGCTGCGCAGCGTCTGCTGACCGCCGAGAAACGCCTCCACGTCGTAGGACTGATCGGTGGCCGTCGTGCCGTGGGTTTCGGCCAGGGAATCCCACAGCGCCCGGTTGGCGGCAAGCCCCTCAGCGTGCCCGTCCCTGTGCGCGCCGGCCTCCTCAACGCCGAAGTCGTCCTCTGCAGCCATCGCGAACCTCCTGTTCCTGGCCGCACTCGCGTGCGGCCCCCCCCGCGTCGGGATTCTCCAGGACGCAGGAGCACCCCCACATGAGTAGGAGATACTCGGCTGGAGCAGAAGCTGCCTGCCAAGCGAACTAAGACGGTGTCCTATGTGGTGATCGCTCGTTGGTCCGTTCATGGGGCGGGGTACGTGGAGTTGGATTGTTCCGGACGGCTTGTGGGAGCTGGCCAGGCCGTTGATTCCGGAGGGCCGGGTGCGACCTCAGGGCGG
This window of the Streptomyces sp. NBC_01275 genome carries:
- a CDS encoding class I SAM-dependent methyltransferase gives rise to the protein MAAEDDFGVEEAGAHRDGHAEGLAANRALWDSLAETHGTTATDQSYDVEAFLGGQQTLRSIERELAGDVAGKDLLHLHCHFGMDTLNWARLGARVTGVDFSPVAITRAQDLAEKAGLVADFVVADTQRLPESLAAGFDVVVATYGVLSWIADVDAWMRGAARALRPGGRLVLVDIHPAFQTVLSFEPFVADWPYGGGEAQHVALTGTYADPSVVTAPRQTVQFPYSIGEIVTAAASAGMVVERLAEHTETESDGRHILPRGADGLYRFPFSDTYLPIMYSLRAVAPRTPTSGS